Proteins found in one Candidatus Binataceae bacterium genomic segment:
- the glgC gene encoding glucose-1-phosphate adenylyltransferase, whose product MRTLALVMAGGQGTRLHPLTRDRAKPAVPFGGKYRIIDFVLSNLVNSGIFSIYVLVQWRSQSLIEHLKDGWQFGGLLPSHFVTPVPAQMRSGETWYLGTADAIFQNLNLLEDTKPELVAVFGADHIYRMDIQHMIDFHLQRQAKVTIATLPVPVEQSAQFGIVEVDQQLRVSGFLEKPVTAPSLPDAPGYCLASMGNYLFSPQLLRDALLEDAAEPNSHHDFGLDLLPRLIRQVPVYAYNFMTNRIRGDSEENLSYWRDVGTLDAYYEAHMDLRDARPHLNLYNPNWPLRTAYYNQPPAKFVFNEHERRGQALHSVISEGCIISGGTVQNSVLGRSVFVHSFSEVQDSVLMDYVEVGRHARVRRAIVDKNVYIPEGEEIGYDLERDSKRFFVTSSGIVVVPKAPKRERLGDISLL is encoded by the coding sequence ATGCGAACTCTGGCGCTGGTGATGGCAGGTGGCCAAGGCACTCGGCTCCATCCCTTGACACGCGATCGGGCCAAACCAGCGGTGCCTTTTGGCGGCAAATATCGGATTATTGATTTCGTGCTTTCTAACCTGGTTAATTCAGGAATTTTCTCAATCTACGTCTTGGTCCAGTGGAGGTCACAGTCGCTCATCGAGCATCTCAAGGATGGCTGGCAGTTTGGGGGGCTGTTGCCCTCTCATTTTGTCACCCCTGTTCCGGCTCAGATGCGTTCGGGTGAGACGTGGTATCTGGGTACAGCCGACGCAATTTTTCAAAATCTCAACTTACTCGAAGACACCAAGCCGGAATTGGTCGCGGTGTTTGGCGCCGACCACATCTACCGTATGGACATCCAGCATATGATTGACTTTCACCTCCAACGGCAGGCGAAAGTGACAATTGCCACGCTACCAGTACCGGTGGAGCAGTCGGCCCAATTTGGGATAGTTGAGGTCGATCAGCAACTGCGCGTGAGCGGGTTTTTAGAGAAGCCGGTTACTGCTCCTTCGCTGCCCGATGCACCAGGCTACTGCCTAGCCTCGATGGGTAACTATTTGTTCAGTCCTCAGCTTCTGCGTGACGCGCTGCTTGAAGACGCGGCCGAGCCCAACAGCCATCACGATTTCGGACTGGATTTGCTGCCGCGGCTGATTCGTCAGGTGCCGGTTTATGCTTACAATTTCATGACCAATCGCATTCGTGGCGACAGTGAAGAGAATTTAAGCTACTGGCGCGACGTTGGAACTTTGGACGCCTATTACGAGGCCCATATGGACTTGCGCGATGCTCGCCCTCACCTCAACCTCTACAATCCCAATTGGCCGTTGCGAACGGCCTATTATAACCAACCGCCAGCTAAATTCGTCTTTAACGAACATGAACGGCGGGGGCAGGCACTCCATTCGGTAATCTCGGAGGGCTGCATCATCTCGGGCGGGACGGTGCAAAATTCGGTCTTGGGTCGTTCCGTATTCGTCCATTCTTTCAGCGAGGTGCAGGACTCAGTGCTAATGGATTACGTAGAGGTCGGCCGTCACGCTCGAGTCAGGCGGGCGATTGTCGATAAGAATGTCTATATCCCCGAAGGGGAAGAGATAGGTTATGATCTCGAGCGGGATAGCAAGCGCTTTTTCGTTACCTCCTCGGGAATAGTGGTGGTGCCCAAGGCGCCCAAGCGCGAGCGCTTGGGTGATATTTCGCTGCTGTAG
- a CDS encoding lysophospholipid acyltransferase family protein, whose product MAARSKARSAPSRAQVELSFAQRSLFCLMVAVLHVLSLLPDFVLSWLGMAGALLTYHLDRRHVAIGLKNLQIAFPQASPREHRRILRQSYLNLGRGIAEFVRLGGFFYRSLTKRVGFEHMRHWEEILHRSQGRGVIILSAHFGSFELLAAVHAMRGYAINLVHHTQSLAVGDALLTFVRERAGIRIIRKHAAARAALRALKHGEMVGVPFDQNAKRSEAVFVPFFSELAATSAGLARLAKMANAPVVPAFIVRNRDNHSHRVVVGKPIPLVESDDVQRDLIENTRRFQAEIERIVRQYPEQFLWVHRRYRTRPPGAPRIYQESGKRARVALRE is encoded by the coding sequence ATGGCGGCTCGCTCGAAGGCCCGTTCTGCGCCCTCGCGAGCGCAGGTCGAGTTGAGTTTTGCCCAGCGATCTCTGTTCTGTTTGATGGTGGCAGTGTTGCATGTGCTCAGCCTGCTGCCTGACTTCGTTCTGAGCTGGCTTGGGATGGCGGGTGCTCTTTTAACCTACCATCTGGATCGCAGGCATGTGGCGATCGGGCTCAAGAATCTGCAAATCGCCTTCCCTCAGGCCAGCCCTCGTGAGCATCGCCGTATTCTGCGCCAATCCTACTTGAACCTGGGGCGTGGAATCGCCGAATTTGTTCGCTTGGGAGGATTCTTTTACCGCTCACTGACCAAACGAGTGGGCTTCGAGCACATGAGGCACTGGGAGGAGATTTTGCATCGCAGCCAGGGGCGCGGCGTGATTATTCTGAGCGCCCATTTTGGCAGCTTCGAGCTGCTGGCGGCGGTGCACGCGATGCGGGGCTATGCGATCAATCTGGTCCATCACACGCAAAGCTTGGCGGTCGGCGACGCGCTCCTTACCTTCGTGCGTGAGCGTGCCGGAATTCGGATAATCCGCAAACATGCGGCCGCCCGGGCGGCACTGCGCGCGCTTAAGCACGGCGAGATGGTTGGGGTGCCCTTCGATCAGAACGCCAAGCGCAGCGAGGCAGTGTTCGTGCCGTTTTTCAGCGAGTTGGCGGCAACGTCCGCCGGTCTGGCGCGACTGGCAAAGATGGCGAACGCGCCGGTGGTGCCTGCCTTTATCGTGCGAAACCGTGATAACCACAGCCATCGGGTGGTCGTTGGTAAGCCTATCCCCTTGGTTGAAAGCGATGATGTGCAAAGGGATCTGATCGAGAACACTCGTCGTTTTCAAGCTGAGATTGAGCGGATCGTCAGGCAGTATCCTGAGCAATTCCTGTGGGTCCATCGCCGCTACCGCACCCGGCCGCCGGGAGCGCCGCGGATTTATCAAGAAAGCGGGAAACGCGCCCGCGTCGCCCTGCGCGAGTGA
- a CDS encoding type II CAAX endopeptidase family protein has protein sequence MSSSTPSAATVKPDFSMRLLLTVCAAGLIAALLAPPIAMMVRACGGHFPFPRIFDRVVMVTVAIALWSQARALKLTARLQRGFANPGRDWRLALWGFAIGTAAVAVLWTIAAAMGHLPALVSIHPWELLSRYLPAALVIAILEEAFFRAILLDGLSDDFGLLAGLAISAAIYAWCHLVRAPARFEMTTFQPLAGFINLGHSLAQGAALASAYPLLVGLFLLGLLLGEAYLVTETVYLSLGLHASLVVGAKSWHRLVNPGHLPGWLEGWGGTPLIGGAAAWGLILLLLVGLSQSRWAKPGRTHSRRATRARFPLS, from the coding sequence ATGTCATCCTCCACACCATCGGCAGCTACAGTCAAGCCCGACTTCAGCATGCGCTTGTTGCTGACTGTGTGCGCGGCGGGACTAATCGCAGCCTTGTTAGCACCCCCGATCGCGATGATGGTAAGGGCTTGCGGTGGTCATTTTCCTTTTCCGCGCATCTTCGACCGGGTTGTGATGGTAACCGTGGCTATCGCGCTTTGGTCGCAAGCCCGCGCCTTGAAGCTGACCGCACGACTGCAACGTGGCTTCGCCAACCCCGGTCGCGACTGGCGCTTGGCCCTGTGGGGCTTTGCGATCGGGACAGCAGCGGTGGCGGTACTCTGGACAATTGCCGCGGCTATGGGTCACTTGCCGGCTCTGGTTTCAATCCATCCTTGGGAGTTGCTAAGCAGATACCTGCCTGCGGCCCTGGTAATCGCGATTCTGGAAGAGGCCTTCTTCCGCGCGATTCTGCTTGACGGCTTGAGCGATGACTTTGGCTTGCTGGCCGGCTTGGCGATAAGCGCCGCGATATACGCTTGGTGCCATCTGGTCCGAGCCCCTGCCCGTTTCGAGATGACAACTTTTCAGCCGCTAGCTGGCTTCATCAACCTCGGGCACAGCTTGGCTCAGGGCGCAGCACTAGCCTCAGCCTATCCGCTCCTGGTGGGGTTGTTCCTGCTCGGCCTCCTGCTGGGCGAGGCCTATCTGGTAACCGAGACGGTTTATCTATCGCTAGGCTTGCACGCCAGCCTGGTGGTGGGGGCCAAGTCCTGGCATCGCCTGGTCAATCCCGGCCATTTGCCAGGCTGGCTGGAGGGTTGGGGCGGAACTCCGCTCATCGGAGGGGCCGCAGCCTGGGGGCTGATATTGCTTTTGCTGGTAGGATTATCGCAATCGCGCTGGGCCAAGCCAGGTCGAACTCACTCGCGCAGGGCGACGCGGGCGCGTTTCCCGCTTTCTTGA
- a CDS encoding dienelactone hydrolase family protein, whose translation MASQTFDYRDGETTCRGFLAHGDGSQRRPGILICHEAPGCDDHVKMRAGMLADLGYVALAADLYGEGKIAKGGDEAQALMNPLREDTAKLRKRARAGLDALAALPNVGSQRLAAIGYCFGGLTVLELARSGAPVVGVVSFHGILSTKTPGDARNIKGKVLACTGADDPLVPPEQVLAFQQEMTAASVDWQVITYGGTKHAFTNRNAGRSNRPNVLAYNEASDRRSWAAMRAFFDEIFARA comes from the coding sequence ATGGCAAGCCAAACCTTTGACTATCGCGACGGCGAGACCACCTGCCGCGGTTTTCTGGCCCATGGCGACGGCTCTCAGCGCCGCCCAGGGATTCTGATTTGTCACGAGGCGCCCGGCTGCGACGACCACGTAAAAATGCGCGCCGGAATGCTGGCCGACCTAGGCTATGTCGCGCTGGCCGCTGATCTCTATGGCGAGGGCAAGATAGCCAAGGGGGGCGATGAGGCTCAGGCCCTGATGAACCCGCTGCGCGAGGACACCGCCAAGCTGCGCAAGCGGGCGCGCGCCGGGCTGGATGCGCTGGCGGCGCTGCCCAACGTCGGCTCGCAGCGCCTGGCGGCGATCGGCTACTGCTTCGGTGGCCTGACGGTGCTGGAGCTGGCGCGCAGCGGCGCCCCGGTCGTCGGGGTAGTCAGCTTTCACGGCATCTTGAGCACCAAAACCCCCGGCGATGCCCGCAACATTAAGGGCAAAGTGCTGGCCTGTACTGGCGCCGATGATCCTTTGGTACCGCCGGAGCAAGTGCTGGCATTTCAACAGGAGATGACTGCGGCCAGCGTGGATTGGCAGGTCATCACCTATGGCGGGACTAAGCATGCGTTCACCAATCGCAATGCCGGCCGCTCTAATCGTCCCAATGTTCTGGCCTACAACGAGGCCTCCGATCGCCGTTCGTGGGCCGCGATGCGCGCCTTCTTTGACGAGATCTTCGCCCGGGCCTGA